One Caenibius sp. WL genomic window, GAAATATCGGTGATCGCCAGCGGCATCCCGTTCCAGTGCGTATCCAGAATCGTGCCGACAAGAATGCCCGCATCGAGCGCGACCGCCTCACCCGGTTCCAGATAGACTTCGCACCCGGTATCGTCCTGCACGTCGCGCAGGAATTCGACCAGTTCATCGCGCTGGTAATCGGCGCGGGTGATGTGATGCCCGCCCCCGAAATTCAGCCATTTGAGCCGATCGAAATAGGGTTCCAGATGATCGAACACCTTGTCCCACGTGCGGGCCAGCGGTTCGAAATCCTGTTCGCACAGCGTGTGGAAGTGAATCCCGTCCACCAGATCGATATGTTCGGGCCGGAGTTGATCGATCGGGAAACCGAGCCGCGAATGCGGCGCGCAGGGATCATAGCGCGGCACTTCGCCTTCGGCATGCATCGGATTGATCCGCAGCCCGACATCGAAATCCTCCCCCCGCGCGCGGGCCCGCAGCAGGATATCGCCGAACCGCTCGATCTGCATCGGGGAATTGAAAATCACGTGGTCCGACAGGCGGCAGATTTCATCGAGGTCTTCAGGCTTGTAAGCCGCGCAATAAGTCGCGATCTCGCCATCGTAATGCTCGGCCGCAAGCAGCGCTTCCCAGAGGCCCGACGTGCACACGCCATCGAGATATTCGCCGATGATCGATGCGGTGGACCACATCGAGAAGGCTTTCAGCGCGCCGAGAATCTTCACGCCCGCCCGTTCGCGGATATCGTCCAGAACGCGCAGATTGGCGCGCAGCTTCGCGGCATCGACCACGAACGCGGGGCTATCGACGCGATAGAGATCGAACTGGGCGAAAGCCCCCGGATCGCCGGCTCTGGTTTCCATGACTGTGCTTCTAGCCTCTCTGCATGCCGTTCGCCAAATCGCAGGCGGCGGCAAGGCCCGGCGTCAGCCGAGCGGTGATTTGAAAATGAAGAACGCCCCGGCCGCGATCAGCACGAAGCCCGCGATCTGGCTTGGCCCTGGGCGCTGGTCGAACAACAACCACGCCACCAGCAGGAAAGCCACCAGCGACAGGACTTCCTGTATCGTCTTGAGTTCGGCGAGGGAATAGGTGCGCACGCCGATGCGGTTGGCGGGCACGGCGAGGCAATATTCGAAGAAGGCGATGCCCCAGCTTGCCAGTATGGCCAACCACAAGGCGCGCGACGGCGCCTTGAGATGGCCATACCAGGCCAGATTCATCAGCAGGTTCGACCCCGCCAGCAGGCCGACCGGCGCCAGAGCGTTCCAGTTCATCGCCGGATCGGCCCGTTCATCGCGGGATCAGAACGTCACCGGGCCCGGCAGCTCTTCCACCGACCACGGCAGGCCATGCCGGTTGAGCATGTCCATGAACGGATCGGGGTCGAACTGTTCGATGTTGAACACGCCCCCTTCTCCATTGGCTCCCTTCCATGCGCCGGTCAGGATCATCGCCGCACCGATCATTGCCGGCACCCCGGTGGTGTAGCTGACCGCCTGATTGCCGGTTTCGGCATAGGCTTCTTCATGATCGCAGATGTTCTTGATGTAGAATGTCTTTTCGCCGCTGCCGTCCAGCGCTTCGCCGGTGGCGATATCGCCGATATTGGTCTTGCCCCTGGTCGTCGGCCCAAGGCTCGCCGGTTCGGGCAGAACCGCCTTGAGGAATTGCAGCGGGACGATTTCCTGCCCGTTGTAGATCACCGGATCGATCCGGGTCATGCCCACGTTCTGCAGCACGGTCAGATGCTTGATGTATTCGTCGCCGAACGTCATCCAGAAGCGCGCGCGTTCCATCTCGGGGATGAAGCGGGCGAGGCTTTCCAGTTCCTCATGATACATGAGGTACATGTTCTTCGGGCCGACGCCTTCGAAATCGAACTGCACCTTGTTGGCCATCGCCGGGGTTTCGACGAACGCGCCGTTTTCCCAATGGCGCGCGGGCGCGGTCACTTCGCGGATGTTGATTTCCGGGTTGAAATTGGTGGCGAACGCCTGCCCGTGATCGCCGCCGTTACAGTCGAGGATATCGAGCGTGCGGATGGTCCTGAGCTTGTGCTTCTTCAGCCACATGGCGAAAACGCTGGTCACGCCTGGATCGAACCCGCTGCCCAGCAGGGCCATGATGCCCTTTTCCCTGAACCGTTCGTGATAGGCCCACTGCCACTTGTATTCGAACTTCGCTTCGTCCAGCGGTTCGTAATTGGCCGTATCCATGTAATCGACGCCGGTGGCCAGGCACGCATCCATGATCGCGAGATCCTGATACGGCAGCGCGAGATTGACGACGAGCCTGGGCTGGATCTGCGCGATCAGGGCGGTGGTCGCCGCCACATCATCCGCATCGACGGCATAAGTCGCGATGGCGACGCCGGTGCGCTGCTTCACCGATTCGGCGATCGCATCGCACTTGCTCTTCGTCCGGCTGGCGAGATGGATATCGCTGAAAATATCCTTGTTCATCGCCATCTTGTGCACGGCGACCGAACCAACACCACCAGCACCAATCACCAATACCCTGCTCACGCACGTCTCCTTTGGCCGCAGCGAAAGCCGGGCATATAGGCCCGGATTATGACAGCACAATATACGCTTGCGCCGCCGCCAGCCACAGGGCCGGCGGCGGCGCGGATTTCAGCGCGGACAACCCGCCGCAATCAGGCGTCGGCCGGTTCGGCTTCCTGACGGGCGAAATCGAGCGCGGCGAGGAAACGCTCGGCATCGAGCGCGGCCATGCAGCCCGTTCCCGCCGCCGTCACCGCCTGGCGATAGGTGTGATCCATCACGTCGCCGCAAGCGAACACGCCGGGGATCGCCGTCTTGGGCGTGCCCGGCTCGACGATCAGATAACCGGATTCGTCCGTCGGCAGCTTGCCCTGAAACAGTTCGGTCGACGGGGCATGGCCGATGGCGACGAAAGCGCCCTGCGTGGCGAATTCGCTCATTTCGCCCGTCACCGTGTCGCGCAGCGAAAGCGCCGTCAGCCCGACACCGGTCGGATCGCCGAGGAAACTTTCCACCGCCTTGTTCCACAGCACCGAAATCTTCGGATTGGCGAACAGGCGATCCTGCAGGATCTTTTCCGCGCGCAGTTCATCGCGCCGGTGGATCAGCGTCACATCGTCGCTGTGATTGGTGAGATAGAGCGCTTCTTCCACCGCGGTGTTGCCGCCGCCGATCACCACCACTTTCTTGCCGCGATAGAAGAACCCGTCGCAGGTGGCGCAGGCGGACACGCCCTTGCCCGAAAACTGCTGCTCGCCCGGCACGCCCAGCCATTTGGCCTGCGCGCCGGTGGCGATCACCAGCGTATCGCCTTCGTAGACATCGCCGCCATCGCCGATGGCGCGGAACGGCGAGCCGCTGGCAAGGTCCACCTCGACAATCGTATCCCACAGCATGCGGGTGCCGACATGTTCGGCCTGGGCCTGCATTTCCTGCATCAGCCACGGGCCCTGAATCACGTCGCGGAAACCGGGATAATTCTCGACATCGGTCGTGATCGTGAGCTGGCCGCCGGGTTGCAGCCCCTGCACGACAATCGGTTCCAGCCCGGCGCGCGCGCCATAGATCGCCGCCGAAAGGCCAGCGGGGCCCGAACCGATAATGAGCATGCGTGTCTTGTGAGTCGCCATGAAATCCTCCGGATTCGGCAGATAGGATGGCGCCGGACGGATTGCCACCCCGCTCCATCTTCTGCCCGGCAAAGCTGAGCTTGGCCCCCGGATTGACGGAGCCCCGCACAGCGCGCAATGCTGGGCATATGAAAATACTCGGCCCGACATCGAACAGCTTCATCTCGCAGCGTCTCAAACTCCACTATGTCGACTGGGGCAATCCCGATGCCCCGCCGCTGATCCTCCAGCACGGCGGGCGCGATCACTGCCGCAGCTGGGACTGGGTGGCCGAGGAACTGCGCGACGACTGGCACGTGATCTGCCCCGATCTGCGCGGCCATGGCGACAGCGCGTGGTCGGCCGACGGCAATTACAGCTTCAATGCCTATGTCTACGATTTCGCCCAATTGGTGCACGCGCTGGGATACGATCAGGTATCGATCGTGGCCCATTCGCTGGGCGGCAACATCACCGCCCGCTTCGCCGGGCTCTATCCGCACAAGGTCGCCAAATACGTCAATATCGAAGGGCTCGGCCTGACCCCGCAGGACCTTCACGAACGCGCGCTGCCCATGCCCGATCTGTTTCGCGAATGGATCGACAAGAAGCGCAACGCCGCCGCCCGCGCGCCGCGCCGCTATCCCACGCTCGAAGCGGCCTATCGCCGGATGATCGAAGAGAACGACTATCTGACGGAAGAACAGGCCCGGCATCTGACCGTGCACGGCGCCAGCCGCAATGAAGACGGCACGTTCAGTTGGAAATTCGATCCCTATCTCAACGTCTGGCCATTCTCCGACCTGACGCCCGAACAGATTCAGGCGCTCTGGGCCTCGATCGCCTGCCCCACCCTGCTGCTCTGGGGCAAGGACAGCTTCTTCCCCAGCCCGGCGCAGGATGGCCGCCTCAGCCATTTCCAGCAGGCCAGGCTGGTGGAATTCGAAAACGCCGGGCACTGGCTCCATCACGACCAGTTCGGCCGCTTCATGGGCGAATTGCGCGCATTCCTCTAGGCCTTAGGGGCGCGTCCCACAAAAGATCGGGATGCGCGAGGGAAGCCTGTGCGAGGCGCTAAAACTTCCGGGTCAACGCGATTGTCGCCTGGCCATAATCGTAAGCGCCGGTGTTCTGGGGCACATTGCTGTACTGGACATTGGCCTTCATGAACCACTTGTGCCCTATCTCGGGGCTCGTGATTTCCGCCGCCGCATAATACGACGCCCGCCAGTCGCTGACCGCATCGCGCTGCGCCCCGATGCCTCCTGCCAGCATATACCGCCATCCGCCGGTATAGCGCCGCATCTGGAGGACGGGCAAAATCTGCGTATACCAACGCGGAGAGTAGTAATCATACTCGCGCGGTTCGGTGCTGTGAAAATAGCGGGCGCGAAGCTGCGCGCTCAGGCCCCAATTCTCTTTCAGGACGTGAACGTAATTTGCGCGTGCGTGAAGTCTGACGTTTTTTCCGGTAAATTCCTGAGCGCCAGCCACAACGGTAAAGCTGTTGCGATCATCGACCGGAAGATCGAGAGCGGCCCCGAAAAACGTATAGTAGATCCCTTCACGAACCCCGCGTGGCGTTTCCACCACATCGCGTTCGATGAAGAACTCTTTTCGGAACTTGCTGTTATCATGGATGCTGGCAGAGCCGATGATCGTATCGCCATCCGTGCCGATCTGCGCGTTCCACGCCCAGTCCGAACCTTTTTCCGCGTAACGGAGGAAAACCCGGTCTTTATCGACAGCGGCCTGTCCCAAAGGTTTATACCAGGCTTTTTCCAAGCGCACGCCGATGTAATCGCTTTGATCCTTGTAGCGAAAATCGGCATTCAGGCCCGCGCGGTAAATGTCGGTTTTATCGGAATCCGTGGATGCGAAAAAATCCATACCCACGGCATGCTCCGATTGGGCATCTGCGGCCCCATCCTCTGCCAAAACAGGCTGGGAAACCAGAATAAGGCACCCCAAAGGCATCAAAGACCGCAGCATTTTCACTTGGTATCCCATTTTTTCTTCATTCCGATGATTTCAACAATATAGCCCCATACGCAGACAGGTTGCATGAGAAGGCTATAAATGAGCGCATAGAACAGAAAGCCGACCGGATTTTTCCGTACTTTCAAATTTTCCGACTGATAAACACCGCGCTGGATTCGAAATATGACGATGTTCCACAAGGCAGCCAAAGGCAGAACGGCCAATGTGAGAGGGCCCGCTATGTAAAAATAGCCGAAAAGGGCGAGAACAAGGCCTGGTATAAAGATAAAGCTGTACACCAGATCCAAAGGCAGGAAGCAGACATTCCACCAAATGAACAGTGTCGACATGCGCGCTTTAAAAAGCAGCCGCCAATGGGCCTTGAATGCTTCCATCAAGCCTCGTGACCAGCGCTTCCGCTGCAAGGCAAACTGCCGGAGGCCTTCCGGAACATTGGTGAAGGCCAGCGCGCTGTCGGCGTAACCGATGCGATAGCCACGTTCCAGCAGCGCCCAGGATACAACGATGTCTTCGCCGATAGACGAGGGCCACCCACCGACTTCTTCAAGCGCCTGCCGGGAATACAGCGAGAATGCCCCCTGGGCCACCAGAGTGCCGTGATACATGCCCTGCATCCGTTTTACGGACGCAATACCATGAAAGTAATCCCATTCCTGCGCGCGCGTCAGAAGATTGGTGCGGGAATTGCGGACCATCACCGCCCCTGCGATGGCAGCGGTGTCGGGCGGGTCGGACAGGAACCGCCCCACGATGCTGGTCATAGCGTTGCGCCTCATCCAGCAATCGCCATCGATTGTAGCCACGAGATCATGCGTGGCCGCGCGCAAACCGTCGTTGAGCACGGCTGATTTCCCACGGTTCTCCTTATAATCGTGGAAGCGGAAAGTGATGTTTTCCGGCTTTGGAAGAGTGAGAAGCGCGGTGCGGACAATCTGCGCCGTCCGATCGGATGATCCGTCGTTCAGAACGATGATTTCCAGATTTCCCCGATAGTCCTGCCGGGCAAGGCTTGTCAGGGTCTCTTTTATGCCCTGCTCCTCGTTGTAGGCGGCGACGAGCACGGTCACCCCCGGCATCGCGTCCTCGCAGATTGTCATCCCGGGGCGGCGATCCAATACCAGGGTCGATATCAGAAAGGCATTCATGAAACCCGGCACATAGGCAATGAAGCAAATCGCAATAAGCGCGAAGGCCATGTTTGTGACGGCCGCCAGTTCGAACACCCAGCGTTGCGAAAGCCAGACGCTTAACGCGGTCCACGCTATGGCAAGCAACAGCGCAAATGCGAATTTCGCGCGAACGCTCAAATAATATCGCTTCTTGTGCCCGCCCTGGAGCCGCGCTGTAGAAAACTGTTCCCGTTCCGGAAGCAAAAGCATCGGTCGACCCTGCGGATTAAGTGTGGGCTGTCTCGAATATACGAGAGGATGTTTCCGAATTAACCGATCAACCTTAAGAATTATTTACCAAGGATATCGGAGCCATCGTTGCAGAGGCTACAATGCCCGTTTTCGGATGGTCTCTCCGCCCAAACAGCTTGTGAAAGACAAAACCGAAAAGCCGGCGCCGGATTTGTCCGCATGGACCCACCTGCGCCGCGGCGCGCTGCAACCGATATCGCGGTCGTGCGTTAAAGCCGCATGGGCAACTGATCGAAGCGTCAATACGCTGATTGGGGGAATATGCGTCATAAGGGGCTGCCCCAGGTACCGGGCTGGGTACTGGGCTGTACGGCGGGCATGGCCGTTTTGCTCACCGGGTGTTCAGGCGGCGGGGATACCAAACCGCCGGAACGCGCCACCGACCTGGCCCCCACACCGCAGGATTCCTCCGTCATCGTCGTGCCGATCGCGGCCGATCCCAAATCGCTTTCGCTGCTGCTCGAAGAAGCGGTGCCGCGCCGGCTCTGGTCCATCAACCAGCATTCGAGCCGCTGCGTGGCACCGCAGAAGGTCAAGATTTTCGGCGCGAAGCTCAAAGTGACCCCGCCCATCAGTTGCACGATCCAAGGCCAAGTCACCCGCGGCGCGATCCGCCTGCATGGCGCGGGCAAGGATATCGTCGCCGACATTCCCATCCAGGCCACGATCCATGCACGCGATATCGGCGGCGTGTTGAAAGGCGAAACCGCCACCGGCTCCGCCATGGTCCGCGCGCATATCGCGCTCGATATCCGGCCCGACTGGACACCGGTGGGCACCGTCCGCCTCAGCTATGACTGGACCACCCCGCCCGGTATCGATTTCCTTGGCCAGCGGATCACGTTCACCGATCAGGCCGATCAGAAGCTGGCCCCGATAAAGCAGCATCTCGAACGCACGCTTCCGCAGGAACTGCGCAAGCTGAACCTGCGCGCGGAGGCGGAGCAGGTGTGGAGGAAGAGTTTCACCACTCTCTCGCTCAACGCAGAAAATCCGCCGGTATGGATGCGCATTTCCCCGCGTGCGGTGATCTATGATAGCTACGGTTTGCGCGGCGGCAAGATGCATCTCAATCTGGCGCTGAAAGCGACGACGGAAACCTTTGTCGGCGACCGGCCGCAAGATCCCTCCCCGACGCGGTTGCCCGATCTGGTCAAAGCCAGGACCGATGGACAGTTGCATTTCACCAGCCCGGTCATCGCCGACTATGCGCAGCTGGAACCCGTGCTGTTGAGAGCCCTGCACAAACGCGCCCAGCGCCCGTTCGATCTTCCCGGCCTCGGCCCGATCACCGCGCGGTTCGAGAAAGTGACGCTTTATGGCGCCAGGGACGGGCGCATCGCGGTCGGCCTCCACCTTGCGGCGAAACCCGCGGGCAGCAACACGGCCGAAACCAGAGGCCTGCTCTGGCTCACGGCAAAGCC contains:
- a CDS encoding alpha/beta hydrolase, yielding MKILGPTSNSFISQRLKLHYVDWGNPDAPPLILQHGGRDHCRSWDWVAEELRDDWHVICPDLRGHGDSAWSADGNYSFNAYVYDFAQLVHALGYDQVSIVAHSLGGNITARFAGLYPHKVAKYVNIEGLGLTPQDLHERALPMPDLFREWIDKKRNAAARAPRRYPTLEAAYRRMIEENDYLTEEQARHLTVHGASRNEDGTFSWKFDPYLNVWPFSDLTPEQIQALWASIACPTLLLWGKDSFFPSPAQDGRLSHFQQARLVEFENAGHWLHHDQFGRFMGELRAFL
- a CDS encoding saccharopine dehydrogenase family protein: MSRVLVIGAGGVGSVAVHKMAMNKDIFSDIHLASRTKSKCDAIAESVKQRTGVAIATYAVDADDVAATTALIAQIQPRLVVNLALPYQDLAIMDACLATGVDYMDTANYEPLDEAKFEYKWQWAYHERFREKGIMALLGSGFDPGVTSVFAMWLKKHKLRTIRTLDILDCNGGDHGQAFATNFNPEINIREVTAPARHWENGAFVETPAMANKVQFDFEGVGPKNMYLMYHEELESLARFIPEMERARFWMTFGDEYIKHLTVLQNVGMTRIDPVIYNGQEIVPLQFLKAVLPEPASLGPTTRGKTNIGDIATGEALDGSGEKTFYIKNICDHEEAYAETGNQAVSYTTGVPAMIGAAMILTGAWKGANGEGGVFNIEQFDPDPFMDMLNRHGLPWSVEELPGPVTF
- a CDS encoding DMT family protein; translation: MNWNALAPVGLLAGSNLLMNLAWYGHLKAPSRALWLAILASWGIAFFEYCLAVPANRIGVRTYSLAELKTIQEVLSLVAFLLVAWLLFDQRPGPSQIAGFVLIAAGAFFIFKSPLG
- a CDS encoding carboxynorspermidine decarboxylase; amino-acid sequence: METRAGDPGAFAQFDLYRVDSPAFVVDAAKLRANLRVLDDIRERAGVKILGALKAFSMWSTASIIGEYLDGVCTSGLWEALLAAEHYDGEIATYCAAYKPEDLDEICRLSDHVIFNSPMQIERFGDILLRARARGEDFDVGLRINPMHAEGEVPRYDPCAPHSRLGFPIDQLRPEHIDLVDGIHFHTLCEQDFEPLARTWDKVFDHLEPYFDRLKWLNFGGGHHITRADYQRDELVEFLRDVQDDTGCEVYLEPGEAVALDAGILVGTILDTHWNGMPLAITDISATCHMPDVIEAPYRPAMLGEEPLEGIQIDEGQGGAVRLGGPSCLAGDVIGDYRLPVPGEPGQRIAFLDQAHYSMVKTTTFNGVPLPSIWLWDSESDSLEQIRKFGYEDFRDRLS
- a CDS encoding glycosyltransferase; translated protein: MLLLPEREQFSTARLQGGHKKRYYLSVRAKFAFALLLAIAWTALSVWLSQRWVFELAAVTNMAFALIAICFIAYVPGFMNAFLISTLVLDRRPGMTICEDAMPGVTVLVAAYNEEQGIKETLTSLARQDYRGNLEIIVLNDGSSDRTAQIVRTALLTLPKPENITFRFHDYKENRGKSAVLNDGLRAATHDLVATIDGDCWMRRNAMTSIVGRFLSDPPDTAAIAGAVMVRNSRTNLLTRAQEWDYFHGIASVKRMQGMYHGTLVAQGAFSLYSRQALEEVGGWPSSIGEDIVVSWALLERGYRIGYADSALAFTNVPEGLRQFALQRKRWSRGLMEAFKAHWRLLFKARMSTLFIWWNVCFLPLDLVYSFIFIPGLVLALFGYFYIAGPLTLAVLPLAALWNIVIFRIQRGVYQSENLKVRKNPVGFLFYALIYSLLMQPVCVWGYIVEIIGMKKKWDTK
- a CDS encoding DUF4403 family protein; amino-acid sequence: MAVLLTGCSGGGDTKPPERATDLAPTPQDSSVIVVPIAADPKSLSLLLEEAVPRRLWSINQHSSRCVAPQKVKIFGAKLKVTPPISCTIQGQVTRGAIRLHGAGKDIVADIPIQATIHARDIGGVLKGETATGSAMVRAHIALDIRPDWTPVGTVRLSYDWTTPPGIDFLGQRITFTDQADQKLAPIKQHLERTLPQELRKLNLRAEAEQVWRKSFTTLSLNAENPPVWMRISPRAVIYDSYGLRGGKMHLNLALKATTETFVGDRPQDPSPTRLPDLVKARTDGQLHFTSPVIADYAQLEPVLLRALHKRAQRPFDLPGLGPITARFEKVTLYGARDGRIAVGLHLAAKPAGSNTAETRGLLWLTAKPVNRPGSPTITFENLKVTGKTNGVGGDLLVQLVNHPAIAALLASSLTQNFTNDLDELLVKIRAAIGTVHQGDFIIRGKIDGYRIGAIHAYGNGLYLPVRMAGKAHIDYRPQ
- the trxB gene encoding thioredoxin-disulfide reductase, with amino-acid sequence MATHKTRMLIIGSGPAGLSAAIYGARAGLEPIVVQGLQPGGQLTITTDVENYPGFRDVIQGPWLMQEMQAQAEHVGTRMLWDTIVEVDLASGSPFRAIGDGGDVYEGDTLVIATGAQAKWLGVPGEQQFSGKGVSACATCDGFFYRGKKVVVIGGGNTAVEEALYLTNHSDDVTLIHRRDELRAEKILQDRLFANPKISVLWNKAVESFLGDPTGVGLTALSLRDTVTGEMSEFATQGAFVAIGHAPSTELFQGKLPTDESGYLIVEPGTPKTAIPGVFACGDVMDHTYRQAVTAAGTGCMAALDAERFLAALDFARQEAEPADA